Part of the Vagococcus jeotgali genome, AGTGGAGCCGGTAAATCAACAGTCCTTAATATATTAGGTGGAATGGATAGCTGTGATGAGGGAAGTGTTTGTGTTGATGAAGTAGATATTGCAAAGTTTAATACAAAAGAATTAACAACCTATAGACGTTTAGAAGTGGGGTTTGTTTTTCAGTTTTATAATCTAGTACCTAACCTAACGGCTAAAGAAAATGTAGAATTAGCTTCTCAAGTCTCTCCTAAAGCTCTTAATATAGATGATGTGTTAGAGATGGTTCAACTAACTCATAGAACTCAAAATTTTCCAGCACAATTATCAGGTGGGGAGCAGCAGCGAGTGGCTATTGCAAGAGCTTTAGCTAAAAATCCAAAGTTACTACTTTGTGATGAGCCAACAGGTGCACTTGATTTTGAAACAGGAAAACATATTCTAAAAATATTAGAAGAAACATGTCGCACGCATGGAACGACAGTAATTGTTATCACACATAATTCAGAAATTGCTAAAATGGCAGATAGAGTTATTCGTATCAATGATGCCAAAGTGAGAAGCGTGACACTAAATGAATCTCCAATTTCAGCTGATGAGTTGGAGTGGTAAGGAGGGATGAGATGAAGAAAAAAGCACTATGGAAGTCAACCATTAGAGAAATCAAGCAATCTAAAGCCCGATTTTTCTCGATTCTTTTAATTATTTTATTAGGTGTTTGTTTTTACGCAGGTATTAAGGCTACTGGTCCTGACATGCTCAATACTGCAGATACTTATTATTCTGACTATCATTTAATGGATACAAAAGTTGTTTCAACTTACGGGCTTGAAGAGGAAGATATTGACTTAATGAAGCAAGATAAGTCGATTTTAACAGTTAATCCAGCTTATAGTTTAGATATGGATGACTCTAAAACCAATGAAGTGATTCGTCTAATGTCCTTTAACTCAGATAGCCAAGTAAATCAACTTAAAGTAATTGAAGGACGCTTACCTGAGAAAAGTGGTGAGGTCGTCTTAGATAGTCGTGTAATGGATTTAGATACTTATCAAATTGGCGATCAGCTTCATGTTGATGAGAGTGAGTCAGAAAATATTAAACCAGCATCATTTGAAATTGTTGGTTTTGTGAATAGCCCGATGTTTATCGATCAAGTTAGTCGTGGAAACACGTCTGTTGGAAAAGGCTCAGTAGATTTTTTTGCCTATATTCCAGAAAAAGATTTTACAATGGATATTTATACAGAAGCGTACATTCGCTATAAAGATACAGCAAATTTAAAGAGTTATAGTAAGGCGTATTCAACCCATTATGAAAAAGATGAAAAAAAATTAAAAGATGTGTTGAAAAACCAGTCAGCTAAAAAGTATGACGTTATTAGAAAAGAAGCTCAAGAAAAAATTGATGATGGTACAAAAGATGTGACGGCTGGTGAAAAAGAATTAAGAGATGCTAGGGCACTCATTAAAGACAAGGAAGATGAATTAGTTCAAAGTCAAGAGCAGTTAAAACAAGCTGAATCATTAGGAATGCCTATATCTGATGAGCAAAAGTCAGCTCTTTCTGAAGGTCAAGATGCAATAAATTCTGAAAAAGATAAAATAAAAAAAGAAGAAACGAAGTTAGTAGATGCCAAAAAAGAACTAAGTGAGAGTCAAAAGGAATTAGATGATTTAGAAATGGCGGAATTTTTATATTTTTCAAGAGATGATAACCCAGCTTATTCAGAATTCCAAGATAATGCTGATCGTATCTCTTCAATTGCGACAGTATTTCCAGTATTCTTTTTCTTAATCGCTGCCTTGATTTCGTTAACTACTATGACGAGAATGGTAGATGAAAAACGAGGAGAGATTGGAACACTAAAAGCATTAGGTTATACCAATAAAGAAATATCACAAAAATACATTGTCTACTCGACATTAGCTAGTATAATTGGAAGTATTTTAGGTTTAGTTATTGGGTATTATGTGTTCCCAACTGTTATTTTTGATGCTTATGGTAGTTTGTATAACTTGCCTTCAGTTATCATCACTTATTACCCAAGTTATACGATTCAATCTATTATTGTAGCACTTTTATGTACGTTACTTGCCTCACTTATGGTATTACGAGTAGATTTACTTAGCACACCATCTGTTTTAATGAGACCAAAAGCACCAAAACCAGGCAAACGAATTTTACTTGAGAGATGGAAATGGCTTTGGTCTAAGTTTAATTTCAATCAAAAGGTGACTGCTAGAAACTTATTTAGATATAAACAACGCATGTTAATGACCGTCTTAGGGATTGCTGGTTGTATGGCTATGATTGTCACAGGATTTGGCTTGAAAGATTCGATTGGTGACATTGTAGGTTTGCAGTTCGATAAAATTTGGCATTATGATGCTACTGTGGTATTTAATAATAAGGCAACAGATGAAGATAAGAAAGAATATGCTGATACAAAAGAAAATGATGAGCGTATTGTTAATAGTATCGACTTGTCACAAACAACTATGACAGTAGTAAGAGATGGTTTTACTAGTCGTGATGTGACTGTAGATGTTCCAAAAGAGATAAAACGTATAAATGAATTTATTTTATTTAATGACCGAAAATCAGGAGAGACGTTTGAATTAGCAGATGATGGTGCTATTATCAATGAGAAATTAGCTAACTTTTTTGATCTTAAAGAAGGAGATGAGTTAGCTATTCGTAATGGTGACAATCAAGAGGTAGTTGTTAAAGTGAGTCATATTATTGAAAATTATGCTATGCATTTTGTTTATATGACACCTTCATACTATGAAAAAGTATTTAAAGAAAAACCTGAATATAATGTGGAATTACTTCAATTTGGTGATGTTTTGACAGAGGATGAGGAAAACCAACTAGCTAGTGAATTAATGGCTAGTGATTACGCAGCAAATGTATCATTTACAAGTCAAATAGGAAAAGCGATGGATGACACTATGGGGAGTTTGAATATTGTCGTTTGGGTATTAATTGTCTCAGCAGCCTTATTAGCATTTATTGTCTTGTATAATTTGACAAATATTAATATTTCAGAGCGTATTAGGGAGCTATCAACAATTAAAGTGTTAGGGTTTTATGATAGAGAGGTTACGATGTATGTGTACCGTGAAAATAATATTTTAACGGCCATGGGTATTATACTTGGTTACGGGCTGGGTATGTTACTTCATAGGTTTGTTCTTAAAACAGCTGAAGTAGATATGGTGATGTTCCCGATTACCATTCATTTATCTAGTTATGTTTACTCAACACTGCTGACGATTCTATTTTCTAGTATTGTTATGTTTTTCATGCATAGGAAATTAAAGCATGTGGATATGATTGAGGCTTTAAAATCAACAGAATAAACTAGTGATAAAAACTGGCGATGTTATTGTCAGTTTTTTTATATTTTTAGTTAAAAACAAGTTACTTTAAGCAAATCGATTTTTTAATCACCTAAATTAGTTTGTTATTTTAAGTGCATTATTGGTATAATCTAATTAAAGAGGAGGAGGTGTTTGGAGTGTTATTAGGTCACTCAATTGAACAAATATATTTTTATACTCTGATAGTTTGTGCATTTGTATCAGTCTTGTTATTTTTATTTGGTGATATTTTTGATTTTGATGGGCCTGTTGATCCCATATTAATCGTACCATGGTTAGCATTTTTCTCGTTATTTGGTTACTTAGGAGAAAAATTAACAACTATCAGTTCAGGCTGGGTTGTTTTAGTTTCTATTATTTTGTCATCTATCATTGTGTTTCTCTTAAATTTTTATATACTTGTCCCACTGAAAAATTCAGAGGCCTCGATCTCGGTTTCAGAAAAGACCTATGAAGGTCAGTTTGCCACTGTTGTCACACCAATACCAATAGAAGGAATGGGGGAAATAGTGATAAGTAGTGTCACTGGGACAATCAGTCGTCCAGCAGCCTTTTATACAGAACAGGAAAAAGAGGTCATTGCTGGTTCTAAAGTATTAATTATCGAAATTAAAAACAGAATATGTTATGTCGTACCGTATAAAGAAAATTTTAATTAGGGGGCGTTTTTTATGTCAATATTTGTACCGATTGGGATTGTTGTATTTATTCTATTAATGCTGTTAATTGTGTTTGTTTCCAAATACCAAACAGCTAAGCCAGATGAGGCTCTAATTATTAGCGGGAGTTATTTAGGGACAAAAAATGTCCATGCTGATGATCAAGGAAATAAACTTAAAATAGTTAGAGGTGGTGGAGCATTTGTACTGCCTGTTTTTCAAAGAAGTAATCGCTTAAGTTTATTATCTAGTAAATTAGATGTGTCAACACCAGATGTTTATACCGAACAAGGTGTCCCTGTTATGGCAGATGGTACTTCTATTATTAAAATAGGTTCATCTGTTGAAGAAATCGCAACAGCAGCAGAACAGTTTTTAGGTAAAACGCGTGAAGAGCTTGAAAATGAAGCTCGTGAAGTTCTAGAAGGTCATTTGCGTTCAATTTTAGGTTCAATGACTGTAGAGGAAATTTATCAAAATAGAGATAAGTTTTCCCAAAGTGTTCAAGAGGTAGCAAGTGTGGATTTAGCAAAAATGGGATTAACTATTGTGTCATTTACGATTAAAGAAGTTAGAGATAAAAATGGCTATCTTGATTCATTAGGTAAGCCACGTATTGCCCAAGTAAAACGTGATGCTGAGATTGCAGAGGCTGAAGCAAGTAAAGAAACACGTATTAAAAAAGCCCAAGCAGAAAAAGAGTCTCAAGAAGCAGAATTACGTCGTCAAACAGAGATTGCTGAAGCAACAAAAGAAAAAGAATTGAAACTGGCAACATATAAACAAGAACAAGATATTGCTAAGGCTAAGGCCGATCAAGCTTACAATCTTGAAACTGCTAAAGCACAACAACACGTTATCGAACAAGAGATGGAAGTAAAAGTCATTGAGCGTCAAAAACAAATTGAATTAGAAGAAAAAGAAATTCAACGTCGTGAGCGTCAGTATGATTCAGAAGTGAAGAAAAAAGCTGATGCAGACCGTTATGCTAAAGAACAAGAAGCTCTTGCTGATAAGGCTTCAGAAGTGGCTGAAGCCGAAGCTGAGAAATTTAGAATTGAAGCCATGGCAGAGGCTAACGCTGCCCAAGTTCGTCTTGAAGGACAAGCTCAAGCCGAAGCCATTACAGCCAAAGGTACTGCAGAAGCCCAGGCCAAAGAAAAATTGGCAGAAGCCTTTAAACAATACGGCGATGCAGCTGTTATGAGTATGGTCATCGAGATGTTGCCTGATTTAGTGAAAGAAGCAGCTCAGCCTCTAGGTAATATTGAGAAAATCACTGTTGTAGATACTGGACAAGGTGGGGAAGGTAGCGGTGCTAATCGTGTCACAAATTATGCCACTAACCTGTTAGCTTCTTCCCAGGAAACATTGAAAGAAACAACAGGAATAGATGTAAAAGAGCTCTTAGAAGGTTTTATAACAAAGAATAATATAGATAAGACAGAGTGAAGTTAAGATAATTAAAAAGCGGTAAAATCTCTTGAAATTAGAGATTTTACCGCTTTTTTTTAGTTATCAGTTAAACCACTTGTTATCTTCTTAAGGTCCATTAAAATCACATAGTTAATTGGATCAATATTTAACTCATCCCGGAACCTGGTTGTACCTGATTCAAAGATAACATAAAGCTGATCATCTACTGCTGTGATTTGTTCCATATAAGGAGGAGCTTCAATAGATTTTAGAGCTTCTTTTTGTTTAAGGTTATGATCTTTTTTATTATCATAAACAAAGATTTTAGAAGGATGATCACCATAAGATTGTGATAACAAGATGTAATCCTTGTAGAAAGTGATACCTTGAATACCGTGAGCTACAATTTTTTTACTATCAGGTGTGGCAGTATCCTCATGTTGTGTGAGTATTTTTCTTTCTTTCATCTCTTTAATAAATTTTCCATTTTCAGTCATATTGTATGTCTCTAAAGTGGCTTCATGATTATCGGAAAAATAACCGACATAAATAGAATCATTGTGGAAAGTAATATAGGATGCTTTTTTTATTCCTTTTAAATTAATTTGTTGATCATAGACAATCGGTTTTTTTGTTTATTAAAATGATATGCTTCTAGTTCAGCTAAAGGAATCGAAGAAATTTGAGCAGAGCCTACAGGTGTTTCTGAACAAATCCAAATATTTTTAGCCTTAGTATCATAAGTAATACCACCGACATGAGGATCTCCGTCTAAGACGACTGTTTTAATGTATTCATGAGTGTGCTTATCTAATACATAAATAACAGAGTGATACTCATGACCGTGACTATAGGCACTAATTAATAAGTAATCTTCGGCAATGGTAACACCTTGAGGATCCATTTCATGGCTTAATCCTGTTTTATTATGTTTCATTCCTATTGTTTTAGTTTGAATCAACCCAGGTACTGGATAAGTGTACTTTGATATATCTTTATCATCATCTAACTGAGTAAAATTAAAAAAATCAGGATAGGAGAGTTTGACTGAGGTGATATTGTCTTCAATTTGACTAGTATTTGGCCCCTTATCTGTGTCTTTTGAATGTGTATAGTTAGAAGAGGTGTGACCACATCCTACTAATATTGTTACAAGTGCTAATAAACTTAATAAATATATTTTCTTCATTTCTTGTTAAAACCTTTCTATTTTCCGTAAACCTTAATCTCTATTCTCCCCCTATCATAACAAATTTTTCACCAGTTTGCTTGTGAAAATAAAAAGATTTATTAATGTTTTATTAATGATAAAATACTTCGCTTTAGTCACATAATATAGACTCTTGGTAAAAGGCTTACATTAGAGGTAGTATTAAAACCTTGATTGACAGTCAAAACTATCAGCTATAAAATGAGTAAGGACATCACGTTTATGACTGATGCCCAATGAATGGGGGATTATGAATTGGGAATTATTGTATTTAATGAAACGTTGGTTTTGATTTTTTTCATGTTGGTGGGCGTATTATTGACAAAAAAAGGGAAGTATTCACCTGGAGCCAATGTCTATATTGGTTATTTTTTAATTACAGTTGCTCTACCTGGTGCTATTATTAATAGTTTTCAGATAGCTAAGACACCTGAATTACTTGATATGATGAAACAAACAGCTATTTATTCAGTCATTATGATTGTAGCTACTTTATTAATTGGCTACTTACTAGCAACGATTTTTAAAAAGAAAGATATGATTAAGCGGCTGTGGATTGTCTGTTTAACATTTTCTAATATTCTATTTATTGGTATTCCAATTGTTGGTAAACTTTACGGAGAAGTTGGTCTTGTTGTATTAGTTGTATGTAATACGATGACTAGTTTGTTTTTATTTACAATTGGTATTATGTTACTTTCAAAAAGTCGTGAAATGCGTATTAGAACAATTTTAACGACACCTGCTATATTAGCAGCAATTGTTGGGTTTGCTTTATTTATGTTTGAAATTGAATTACCTGTACCTATTGTGGCTTTTAATTCATCTCTAACTATTATGACAGCATCCTTATCTATGATTATTAATGGTAGTTTGTTTGCTCAAGTTAAGTTTAAAGAGTTAATAATGGACAAAGATAACTTACAATTTTTATTTGTTAGAGCTATTATTATTCCTTTAATTTTTGTACCAATCTTAAAACTATTTGTAGTGAATCCGATTGTTTTAGGTGTATTAGTCTTACTAGCCTCTATGCCAGTAGGGTCATTAAATGCTATTTTGGCTGAGGAATACGCTCAAAAAGGAACAAAAGTTTCACAATACATTGCTCTAACAACAGTGACGAGTATGTTTACTTTACCAGTTATTATGAGTTTAATATAAATACAAAAAGAACAAAGCAAAAGGTAAATGCTTTGTTCTTTTTATTTTGTTTATAGTAAGATGTAGGTAAATTGATTGGAGGAGAATATATGAAAATAGTCATTGTAGGGGCTTCCTTTTCAGGGGTATCTTGTGCTGTAGAAGCTAGGAAGAATTTTCCAAATGATGAGATTGTATTAATTGATAAACAACCTGATATTGGCTATATTCCTAGTGGTTTGAGTTTAGTATTAAAGGGGGCTATTCCTTCTTTAGAAGATGCTTATTTTATAAATCAAAAGGAATTAGAACAAATAGGAATTACTTTATGCTTAGATACTTGTGTCACAGAGTTTCAATTAGCTAACCATTTGCTTATCACAAATCATGGTGAAGTAACATTTGACAAGCTAGTACTTGCTACTGGATCAAGTCAGGTACCTAAAAATTTAGACATGTCTGATAAAGAAGGGTTAACTTTTAAAGACAAGGAGACTAGTGCTGTTACGTTAAATAAGATTCAGCAGTCTAAAGATGTCATTGTGATTGGGGCAGGTCAGGCAGGGCTAGAGCTGAGTGATGCTTTAATTCAAGCAGGTAAGGTAGTTGAGGTTATTGAGACGATGAATTATCCTTTGTACAAATATTTTGATAAAGATTTTCTACAGCCATTTATTAACGAGCTAAAAGAGGAGCCATCATTAAAGATATATTTTGAAGAAACAATAAACACGCTTAGTGAACAAGAAGTGATAGCTTCGAATCTTAAAAAGCATAAAGGCCAAGGTGTTCCTGTGATATTAGCCACTAGTGTACGGCCTAATTTAGCTATTTTTAAAAAGCAATTGCAACTCACAACAGAACAAACTATTTATGTGGATAAATATTTAAGAACATCACAACCAGATGTTTTTGCCATTGGGGATTTAATTCAAGTCCCATCTAGCGTATTACCTATGCCTACCTACGTGCCACTTATTAATACAGCGGTTCAAACAGGAATAACTTGTGCTAAAAATTTAAAAAAAGCTATAAAACCACTTCAACCTGTTTGCCAAACAGTAGGAACTCATTTATTTGGAAGTTATCTTGGTAGTTGTGGGTTGCTTGAAGCAGAATCGTTTGTTTATCCAGGTGATGTGGCAAGTTATACATATGAGATGAATGTCTCTTTTACAAGTAAAGATGTTATCAGAAAAAAAATACTATATGATGCTAATTCTTTTGTTTTACTAGGCGTTCAGCTTTTATCATCTCAACCTGTTGCAGATAAAATTAATCAATACGCATTAATGATTAACCAAAAAATGGTGCTATCAAATATTGAGTGGCAAGAAAAAATATACCATCCAGAGTTCACATACTTAAAACCAGATTTATATATCAATAAGAAAAGGGTATCTGATGACTATGAGATATGAGGATCTATTAGAAAAAAAAGAAGCCAAGCAAATTGAATTAATCAAATATGTTCTACAAGTTGGTGGTAGTGAAAGAATTCAAGTGTTAACCAAAGAATTAAACGTCAGTA contains:
- a CDS encoding flotillin family protein, translated to MSIFVPIGIVVFILLMLLIVFVSKYQTAKPDEALIISGSYLGTKNVHADDQGNKLKIVRGGGAFVLPVFQRSNRLSLLSSKLDVSTPDVYTEQGVPVMADGTSIIKIGSSVEEIATAAEQFLGKTREELENEAREVLEGHLRSILGSMTVEEIYQNRDKFSQSVQEVASVDLAKMGLTIVSFTIKEVRDKNGYLDSLGKPRIAQVKRDAEIAEAEASKETRIKKAQAEKESQEAELRRQTEIAEATKEKELKLATYKQEQDIAKAKADQAYNLETAKAQQHVIEQEMEVKVIERQKQIELEEKEIQRRERQYDSEVKKKADADRYAKEQEALADKASEVAEAEAEKFRIEAMAEANAAQVRLEGQAQAEAITAKGTAEAQAKEKLAEAFKQYGDAAVMSMVIEMLPDLVKEAAQPLGNIEKITVVDTGQGGEGSGANRVTNYATNLLASSQETLKETTGIDVKELLEGFITKNNIDKTE
- a CDS encoding FtsX-like permease family protein, with translation MKKKALWKSTIREIKQSKARFFSILLIILLGVCFYAGIKATGPDMLNTADTYYSDYHLMDTKVVSTYGLEEEDIDLMKQDKSILTVNPAYSLDMDDSKTNEVIRLMSFNSDSQVNQLKVIEGRLPEKSGEVVLDSRVMDLDTYQIGDQLHVDESESENIKPASFEIVGFVNSPMFIDQVSRGNTSVGKGSVDFFAYIPEKDFTMDIYTEAYIRYKDTANLKSYSKAYSTHYEKDEKKLKDVLKNQSAKKYDVIRKEAQEKIDDGTKDVTAGEKELRDARALIKDKEDELVQSQEQLKQAESLGMPISDEQKSALSEGQDAINSEKDKIKKEETKLVDAKKELSESQKELDDLEMAEFLYFSRDDNPAYSEFQDNADRISSIATVFPVFFFLIAALISLTTMTRMVDEKRGEIGTLKALGYTNKEISQKYIVYSTLASIIGSILGLVIGYYVFPTVIFDAYGSLYNLPSVIITYYPSYTIQSIIVALLCTLLASLMVLRVDLLSTPSVLMRPKAPKPGKRILLERWKWLWSKFNFNQKVTARNLFRYKQRMLMTVLGIAGCMAMIVTGFGLKDSIGDIVGLQFDKIWHYDATVVFNNKATDEDKKEYADTKENDERIVNSIDLSQTTMTVVRDGFTSRDVTVDVPKEIKRINEFILFNDRKSGETFELADDGAIINEKLANFFDLKEGDELAIRNGDNQEVVVKVSHIIENYAMHFVYMTPSYYEKVFKEKPEYNVELLQFGDVLTEDEENQLASELMASDYAANVSFTSQIGKAMDDTMGSLNIVVWVLIVSAALLAFIVLYNLTNINISERIRELSTIKVLGFYDREVTMYVYRENNILTAMGIILGYGLGMLLHRFVLKTAEVDMVMFPITIHLSSYVYSTLLTILFSSIVMFFMHRKLKHVDMIEALKSTE
- a CDS encoding ABC transporter ATP-binding protein produces the protein MSYVELKDVYKRYVMGDNVIVANNGIDFSIEEGEFAVILGPSGAGKSTVLNILGGMDSCDEGSVCVDEVDIAKFNTKELTTYRRLEVGFVFQFYNLVPNLTAKENVELASQVSPKALNIDDVLEMVQLTHRTQNFPAQLSGGEQQRVAIARALAKNPKLLLCDEPTGALDFETGKHILKILEETCRTHGTTVIVITHNSEIAKMADRVIRINDAKVRSVTLNESPISADELEW
- a CDS encoding NAD(P)/FAD-dependent oxidoreductase codes for the protein MKIVIVGASFSGVSCAVEARKNFPNDEIVLIDKQPDIGYIPSGLSLVLKGAIPSLEDAYFINQKELEQIGITLCLDTCVTEFQLANHLLITNHGEVTFDKLVLATGSSQVPKNLDMSDKEGLTFKDKETSAVTLNKIQQSKDVIVIGAGQAGLELSDALIQAGKVVEVIETMNYPLYKYFDKDFLQPFINELKEEPSLKIYFEETINTLSEQEVIASNLKKHKGQGVPVILATSVRPNLAIFKKQLQLTTEQTIYVDKYLRTSQPDVFAIGDLIQVPSSVLPMPTYVPLINTAVQTGITCAKNLKKAIKPLQPVCQTVGTHLFGSYLGSCGLLEAESFVYPGDVASYTYEMNVSFTSKDVIRKKILYDANSFVLLGVQLLSSQPVADKINQYALMINQKMVLSNIEWQEKIYHPEFTYLKPDLYINKKRVSDDYEI
- a CDS encoding AEC family transporter codes for the protein MTKKGKYSPGANVYIGYFLITVALPGAIINSFQIAKTPELLDMMKQTAIYSVIMIVATLLIGYLLATIFKKKDMIKRLWIVCLTFSNILFIGIPIVGKLYGEVGLVVLVVCNTMTSLFLFTIGIMLLSKSREMRIRTILTTPAILAAIVGFALFMFEIELPVPIVAFNSSLTIMTASLSMIINGSLFAQVKFKELIMDKDNLQFLFVRAIIIPLIFVPILKLFVVNPIVLGVLVLLASMPVGSLNAILAEEYAQKGTKVSQYIALTTVTSMFTLPVIMSLI